The sequence GCGCCCAGTTGAGTTGCGCAACCGCGTGCCGATACTGCCGTTCTATGCCGACGCTGCTCGATCGCCTGCTGCTGCTTCAACCGACCGCCAAGCGTACCACGCTACGGCAGATGCTGGCTGCCGGACGGGTTCGAGTCGATGGCCAGCGGGCGCGATCGCTGAAGCAGGAACTGCCCGACAGTGCCAAAGTGACGATCGCCGACCACGCCCCGCGGGCGACGCCGTCACCCGGGCCGTTGACGATCGTGCATGAGGATGCGGACCTGCTGGTCATCAACAAACCACCCGGCCTGCTGACCAGCACCGGCCCGCGCGAGCAGCGCCCGACGGCGCTCAAGTTCGTGCAGGACTACTTCGCTGGCAACCGCGACGTGCGCGTGGGGCTAATCCATCGGCTGGATCGGGACGCGTCGGGGTTGCTCGTCTTCTCGAAATCGAACATGGCGTACGACTCGCTGAAGACGCAGTTCTTCAAGCACAGCGTCGACCGCGTCTACAGCGCCGTGGTGATGCGCGTGCCGTCCGAACGGCAGGACACGCTGAACAAGCCATTGGAAGAACGCACCGACGGCACCGTCTACGTCTGCCGAGGTAATCGCGGGCAGTTGGCGGTGACGCATTACGCGGTCGTCAGTCAGAACGCGCAGAACCAAGCCCTGCTGCGCGTGACGCTGGAGACGGGCCGGAAGCACCAGATCCGCGTGCACCTGTCGCACGCCGGCTGGCCCATCGTCGGTGATTCCGTCTACGGCGACGCCACCCCCGGCGTCGGCCTGATGCTGTGCGCCGTCGAACTGGCCGTCGACCACCCCCGCACCGGCCAGCGCGTCGCCTGGAGCCTGCCCATCCCCGCCTTCATGCGCAAGCTCTTCGCAGAACCAAAGCCCTGACGGCCCGCGGTCGCGACGCTTCTGTAGGACAGGCATTCCTGCCTGTCTCTCCCCCTGTCCGCCTCTCCCCCCGTATTCGCTTCGCCTCTCTTCTGTGGCATAGGCATTCTCACCTGTGTCTCTTCGATCTTCCTTTGCTGGTGGGACGGACATTCTTGTCTGTCTCTCCTCTGTCTTATGCCTTTGGTCCGGCGGACATCTTTGTCTGCCGCGTGGCGCTAGCCGCCATTAGGCAGAGGAAGAGACGCGAAGTCGCGAAGGCGCGAAGTAGGACGCGAAGAAATGCGGAGCGCGTTGCGCCGGTTCCACCTCAATCGCGCAGCGCGACCGTAGAGATAGATAGTGTGCTCTTTGACAACCGAATAGACCAAGCGAAGCGGCCCACCCGCACTCTTGTCATCACCCGATGGTGCACAATGGTGCATAATGGTGCACGAATTCGCGTGTTGCCTTACCCAAACCGCCGCGGCGAGACGGGGTCGCCTTAATCCCTTTGTCCTCCCTCGCGTCCGGCTTCGCGCCTTCGCGACTTCGCGTCTCTTTTGCATTGGGTACGCGCAACGCAGAAAGAGAGAGACAGATAAGAATATCCGTCCCACCAAAAGAGGAAGCGACACAGGCAAGAGTGCCTGTGCCACGGAAGAACGAATACGGGGGGAGAGACAGGCAGGAATGCCTGTCCTACGGAAGCATCGTCCTCAAAGTGCTTGTCATGATCCCAGGCATTCCATCAGCATCGCGCGGAACGCCCCGGGGTCGGCGACGCGGTAGGTGGCTCGGGTGTCGGCGATGCCGACCTTGACGGTCAGCAGGTTGTCGCGCTGAATCTGGAACATGCTTTCGTCGGTCAGGTCGTCGCCGGCGCAGAGCATGACGTCGTAGCCGTGGCCCATCTCGACCTGGGTTTCGGAGAGGATGCGCATGACCGCGTTGGCCTTGTTCACGCTGGCGGCGGCGACCTCGACGATCTTGCGGCCGTGGCGCACGTGGACGGGGAGGTTGGCGGTGAAGTTCGAAAGTTCTTCGGTCAGCGCTTTCGCCTTCCACTGGCCGAACTCGGGGTCGGCCCGGCGGTAGTGCCAGACGAGGCCGGTGCTCTTCACCTCCACCGTGGTGCCGGGCGTCGAGTCGCTGTAGTTGCGCAGCAGGGGCAGCACCTCGTCCTTCCAGCGGAAGTCGAGCGTGTCGGCGAGGTTCTCCCAGGTCTCGCTACCGGGCCGGCGGATGCTGGCGCCGTGCTCGGCGACGAGGCCGAACGGATAGTGACCAAGCCATCGCTGCAGGTCGGCGCTCACGCGCCCGCTGACGATCGTCGTGTCGACGTTTCGTTGCTTCACCAACCGGTCGAGCAGCGCGATCACCCCGGCGTTCGGACCCGCGGCGGCGGGGTCGCGCTCGATCTCGCGCAGCGTGCCGTCGTAGTCCAGGAACAGCGCCACCCGGCGGTTGGGATCGGCGATGGCGGCGCGTAGCAGGGTGGTCGCCTCGCCGATCGGGTGGGGCACCTCGGGCACGGGCGCGTGGGTGGCCAGATCGTTGATGAACTGCTTGGCCCACGTGCGGGCGTCGTGCTGCATCACGCGCTCGCGCATCGCCTCCATGCGCTCGCAGCGCTCCTCAAGCGGCATCTCCAGCGCATCGCGCAGCGCGTCGGCAACGGCTTGTTGGTCGTGCGGGTTGACGACCACGGCGCTGTGCAGCTCGACGGCGGCGCCGGCGAACTCCGACAGCACCAGCACGCCGCAGTAACTTCGCTCGCGGCAGTTGCGCTGGCAGGCGACGAACTCCTTGGCCACCAGGTTCATGCCGTCGATCAGCGGCGTCACCATGCAGACGTCGGCCAGTTCGTACATCGCGCACAGGTCGGCGAACGCGACCGAGCCGTGGATGAACAGCACTGGGCTGTTGTGCAGCGTGGCGTACTTGCCGTTCAACCGGCCGACGCGGCCCTCGACCTCGTCGCGCAGTTCCTGGTACTCGGCCACGCCCTCGCGCGATGGCACGCCGATGAAGATGAACCGCACGGTGTCGCGCTGCTCGGGCCGTTGCTGTTCCAGGAACAGGTCGATCGCGTCCAGCCGATGCAGGATGCCCTTCGTGTAGTCCATCCGCTCGACCGATAGCACGATCTTCATGCCGGCATGATTCTTCGCCAGCGCCGCGTGATGCTCGGCGTGCTCGGGCGAGTCCATCTGCTGGTTGAACTTGGCGGCGTTGATGCCGATCGGGTAGACGCCCAAATGCGTCGTGCGGCTCTCGTGGCGAATGGTGGAGATCTCGGCCTCGAGCCCGAGCAGGCGCAGCGCGCAGCTGCGGTAGTGGCGCATGTAGCCGTACGTGTGGAAGCCGATGAGGTCGGCCCCCAGCAGGCCGGCGACCAGTTCGTTCCGCTGCGGCAAGTAACGGAAGACCTCGTACGACGGGAAGGGCGTGTGCAGGAAGAACCCCACGCGCAGCGACGGTCGGGCCGCCTTGATCATCTGCGGCACCAGCATGAGCTGGTAGTCGTGCACCCAGACGGCGTCGCCCTCGCTGGCCTCGGCGAGCACGGCGTCGGCGAAGCGCTGGTTGACGTCCTGGTACGCCCGCCACCACGCTGCCTCGTGCCGGAAGCGCGTGGGCATGTAGTGAAGCAGGGGCCAGAGGCTGGAGTTGCTGTACCCCTCGTAGAACCCCTGCTGCTCCTCGGCCGACATGAACACGGGTGTGGCGGCGTACTTCTCCTGAAGGAACCGCGTCGCCTCCGGCTGCCGGTCGGCCGGCAGGTCGCGACCGGGCCAGCCGATCCATTTTACGTCGTATTGGTCGGTGTCCACCCCTTCCAGCGCCGCCACGAGGCCGCCTGAGGATTTCGTGCTTTGGGATAGATCGTCGTGCAGCGTGATGGGCAGGCGGTTGGCAACGATGAGCAGTTTCGAGCGTGAATCAGGTTTGGCAGCAGACATAGCTGACACCCTATGGAAGTCGCCGTGCGAGGCAAGGGACAATCATTAATTATGGCCAAAAACGCCAGAAAAATGGTCTAATTTTCTGAACTCGAGAGCGGAAATGGCAAGCGAAAGAGCCGTGGGTTCAAACCCACGGCTCGTACGCGTTTTTATGTCGGACGACTGCGCTACACTTCCATCACTTCGGCGCGCTTCTTTTCGATCAGGTCGTCGACCTTGCCTTCGTAGGTCTTGGTCAGTTCCTGGATCTCTTCCTTGAGCTTGCTGGCCTCGTCCTCGGTCATCAGGCTGCCCTTTTGTTCCGTGTCGGCCAGCTTGTTGGCGTCGCGGCGTGCGTTGCGGATGGAGACCTTGGCGGTCTCGGCGAAGCCCTTGCACTGGCCGACCATCTGCTGGCGGCGTTCCTGGCTCATGGGGGGCAAGCGCAGGCGGATCGACTTACCGTCGTTCTGGGCCGTCACGCCGAGCTTGCTCTCGTTGAT is a genomic window of Tepidisphaeraceae bacterium containing:
- a CDS encoding bifunctional alpha,alpha-trehalose-phosphate synthase (UDP-forming)/trehalose-phosphatase, whose protein sequence is MSAAKPDSRSKLLIVANRLPITLHDDLSQSTKSSGGLVAALEGVDTDQYDVKWIGWPGRDLPADRQPEATRFLQEKYAATPVFMSAEEQQGFYEGYSNSSLWPLLHYMPTRFRHEAAWWRAYQDVNQRFADAVLAEASEGDAVWVHDYQLMLVPQMIKAARPSLRVGFFLHTPFPSYEVFRYLPQRNELVAGLLGADLIGFHTYGYMRHYRSCALRLLGLEAEISTIRHESRTTHLGVYPIGINAAKFNQQMDSPEHAEHHAALAKNHAGMKIVLSVERMDYTKGILHRLDAIDLFLEQQRPEQRDTVRFIFIGVPSREGVAEYQELRDEVEGRVGRLNGKYATLHNSPVLFIHGSVAFADLCAMYELADVCMVTPLIDGMNLVAKEFVACQRNCRERSYCGVLVLSEFAGAAVELHSAVVVNPHDQQAVADALRDALEMPLEERCERMEAMRERVMQHDARTWAKQFINDLATHAPVPEVPHPIGEATTLLRAAIADPNRRVALFLDYDGTLREIERDPAAAGPNAGVIALLDRLVKQRNVDTTIVSGRVSADLQRWLGHYPFGLVAEHGASIRRPGSETWENLADTLDFRWKDEVLPLLRNYSDSTPGTTVEVKSTGLVWHYRRADPEFGQWKAKALTEELSNFTANLPVHVRHGRKIVEVAAASVNKANAVMRILSETQVEMGHGYDVMLCAGDDLTDESMFQIQRDNLLTVKVGIADTRATYRVADPGAFRAMLMECLGS
- the frr gene encoding ribosome recycling factor — its product is MPADDILMDAEESMEKGLDHLKHELRAIRTGRATPALVENIRAEYYGTPTELRAMASISIPEATQLLIKPFDPGSIKYIEKAINESKLGVTAQNDGKSIRLRLPPMSQERRQQMVGQCKGFAETAKVSIRNARRDANKLADTEQKGSLMTEDEASKLKEEIQELTKTYEGKVDDLIEKKRAEVMEV
- a CDS encoding RluA family pseudouridine synthase → MPTLLDRLLLLQPTAKRTTLRQMLAAGRVRVDGQRARSLKQELPDSAKVTIADHAPRATPSPGPLTIVHEDADLLVINKPPGLLTSTGPREQRPTALKFVQDYFAGNRDVRVGLIHRLDRDASGLLVFSKSNMAYDSLKTQFFKHSVDRVYSAVVMRVPSERQDTLNKPLEERTDGTVYVCRGNRGQLAVTHYAVVSQNAQNQALLRVTLETGRKHQIRVHLSHAGWPIVGDSVYGDATPGVGLMLCAVELAVDHPRTGQRVAWSLPIPAFMRKLFAEPKP